The window AAATTCAAGTTTGATCGTCCAGCTCTCCCAGCTAATGTTAGAAAGCCAACTCCTCGTAAACCAGAATCTCCATATGGTAACCTGTGTGATGCTCCGGATTCTCCTCGCCCAGTGAAGGCATCAAGGGAAGATAGTGGTTTATTTAGTCCTATTCGATCCTCTGCTTTTAGTCCTCTTGGAGGCTGTACTCCAGCTGAATGTTTTTGCCAAACAGATATTGGTGGAGACAGGATTCATGAAAATCATGATTCTGTTTATTACACCTATGAAGACTATGCAAAAAGCATTTCATGTGAAGTACTAGGCTCAGTTCTTCGTACCCACCATACTAATGCCCTATCAAATATTAACAGTATTaaacatggagaaaataaaactgtaacTTTTAAGCATGGAAACCTTgatcaaaaaaataaatctaaaaataaatccTTAATGATTAAAGATAGCATTCAAAAATTTGCAGCAGATCTTGTGGAAAAAAGTTTTGGCAGTGCATTTAAAGACTTACAGAAAGGAGTCTCTTCATGTACCAATGCTTTGTGCCACTTAGCCATCAAATTGACATCATCTGTTTTGCAGATGGCATTTGATGAGCTGAGAAGGCAGTGTGCATTTTCACTAAAAGAACGTGCCATTAgtggcctggctaactttttggtGAGTGAAGCTTTATCAAATGCCTTAAAAGATTTACAGTATGTAAAGAAGCAGATATTCACAAACACAGTTGCTAGGTTTGCTGCAGATCTTGCTGAAGAGCTTGTTTTTGAAGGCATCATGGAGGTGTGTCAGTTTTCATATCCTCAAACGCCTGCATCTCCACAGTGTGGGTCGTTTGACTTTGAAGACAAAGTAGTGAAGTCGTATGCAAAAGATTTGTCTGAATCTGTAATACAGGAAGCGTTCATTGAGCTATCACAAGTTGATGTGACCTTTACAACAAAGGCAGCAGTTAGTGTCTCTACGGATAATATCAAGTATGTGAGTGCAGAAAGTGTAGTGCCATCGACACAGGCTGTCACgttttccccttcttttcacAATCAAGCAATTATGGTGACAAAACCAGTGCAGGAATATAAAAAGGAATACACAGTGCAGCAGGCCTTGTTTTGTACTTCTGGAATTGTTACTTCTATACCAGTGCCCTTGGCAGGAAGTGCCCTTCTCCCATATCATATTTCATCTACTGCATGTCAGGCCAAGGCTCATCTGTCATCTGATGATAGTAATTCAAATGGTGATTCTGCCGAAGTGCATATTGCcacaaaaaacagagaagaaaaagcagCTTGTCTCAGAAATATTTGTTTACCTTCAGAACACAATCCAGGTAATCAGAATGATTTTAAACCAACTAATGATGATATTGAAATGCAGAGTTCCTCAAAATTACCAAATGATCCTGCAATTATTAGCAACTTTTCTGCAGCAGTGGTGCATACGATAGTAAATGAAACTTTAGAGTCAATGACATCATTGGAAGTTACAAAAATGGTTGATGAACGTACAGATTATTTAACTAAATCTATAAAGGAGAAAACCCCTCCATTTTCCCACTGTGATCAGGCAGTGCTGCAATGCAGTGAAGCTAGTAGCAATAAGGACATGTTTGCTGACCGGTTATCTAAATCGATTATTAAACATTCCATAGATAAGAGCAAATCAGTGATCCCAAATATAGATAAAAATGCAGTATACAAGGAAAGCTTGCCTGTTTCTGGAGAAGAATCACAGTTGACACCAGAAAAGTCTCCCAAATTTCCTGACTCTCAAAATCACTTAACTCACTGCTCACTTTCAGCTGCAAAGGATTGTGTTCCAGAATGTAAAGTTTCTATGGTTCATGGATCCTCCCTAGAGACACTGCCATCTTGTCCAGCTGTGACAGGTCAGAAATCTGACTTGAAGGAATCTGCTAAGGATCAACCACTGAAAAAGCATAACTTGAATAATACATCGCTTGAGGCCTTGTCTTTTGGACAGGAAAACCCCTTTCCTCATTCACATACTTTCTCATCTACAGCACTTACCTGTGTAGATGGGTTGCATGTGGAAGATAAACAGAAAGTCAGAGACGGAAATGTAATACCTGATACTCCTCCATCAACTCCTCTAGTACCATCCAAGGCTAGTTCTGAATGGGATATCAAGAAGTTAACTAAAAAGCTCAAGGGAGAATTAGCCAAAGAGTTTGCACCTGCTACACCACCTTCTACTCCACACAACTCGTCTGTTGGTAGTTTGTCTGAGAATGaacaaaatactatagaaaaAGAAGAGTTCATGTTGAAACTCATGCGATCTCTTTCTGAAGAAGTTGAGAGTAGTGAAAGTGGAGAGCTCCCAGAAGTGGATGTGAAGTCGGAGCACTCAGGGAAGAAGGTTCAGTTTGCAGAAGCATTAGCTACACACATCCTTTCTCTTGCAACTGAAATGGCAGCTTCCCatttagataataaaataattcaagaacCCAAGGTTAAAAACCCTTGCTTAAATGTGCAAAGTCAAAGAAGTGTGTCGCCTACTTTTTTAAACCCCTCAgatgaaaatttgaaaacattatgcaatTTTGCAGGTGATCTGGCAGCAGAAGTCATTACAGAAGCTGAGAAAATAGCAAAAGTCCAAAATTGTATGCTTTTCAAGCAAAAGAAGAACAGTTGTTATGTTGATGGTGACCAAGATTATAAAGTAGAAGAGAAGTTGGATATAGAGGCTGTAGTGCACCCAAGAGAAGTGGatccatttattctttcattaccACCAAGTTCTTGTATGTCAGGTCTGATGTATAAGTATCCCAGCTGTGAAAGTGTGACAGATGAATATGCAGGTCACATTATTCAGATACTAAAACAGGAAGGTGGTAATAGTGAGTTGATAATGGATCAATATGCCAATAGGCTTGCCTACCGATCTGTTAAATCAGGATTACAGGAAGCAGCTAAGACAACCAAAGTGCAGTGCAACTCAAGAATGTTCCCTGTGCCAAGTTCACAAGTGAAAACAAACAAGGAACTGTTAATGTTTTCAAACAAAGAGCACCACCAAGAAGCAGACAAAAAGAGacaaagtaaaagaaatgaaGGTTACTTTTGTAAAAATCAAACTTGTGAAAGGACCCTGGATCCATATAGAAATGAGGTCTCTGAATTGTATAGTTTTTCAACCTCTCTCGTTCACAGCATAACAAAAGATGCTAAGGAAGAGCTGACAGCCTCTCTAGTTGGCCTACCAAAATCCTTAACAGATTCTTGCTTGTTTGAAAAATCTGGATGTGAAGAAGATAATGAGTGTCACATTACACCAGAATTGCCTAAGTCTCTTCAGCCTTCCTCACAAAATCACAGATTTTACCACAGCACTGGCAGTTTAAATGGATATGGTTGTGGAGACAATGTTGTTCAAGCTGTAGAACAGTATGCCAAAAAAGTAGTGGATGACACTCTAGAGCTAACTCTAGGATCTACAGTGTTGCGAGTGTCTGAGACCACAAAATCAGCAGACAGGGTCACTTATGCAGAAAAGTTGTCACCTCTTACAGGTCAAGCTTGCAGATATTGTGACCTTAAAGAACTCCACAATTGCACTGGAAATTCATCTCAGCACTTTTTCAGACAGGGTTCTCTTGCCAGTAGTAAGCCAGCTTCTAATCCAAAATTTAGCAGCCGCTATCAGAAATCTAGGATTTTTCATCTCAGTGTCCCTCAGATTCATGTTAATCTTGATAAGAAGGCAGTGCTTGCTGAGAAGATAGTTGCTGAAGCCATTGAAAAAGCTGAGCGAGAGCTGAGCAGTACCAGCCTGGCAGCTGACAGTGGGATCGGACAGGAGGGTGCCAGCTTTGCTGAAAGCCTTGCCACAGAAATCATGACAGCAGCTGTCACAAATGTTGGGCATGCTGTTAGCAGGTAAGTTTCACGTTTCTTTTGGTTGTtaatgataaatgaaaaagataaatgtgATCCTATATGTCTTAGGTCCTGTTCATAAAGGAATGATTATTTTTAACCCTACATAAACAAAGGTTTTCCCTGTTGCATTTATGTATTGTTTCATATCCTACACATGACTTTAATATATTTTGGTCTCCTGATCCCTTTTGAGGGAAGGTGTTATCCATTTACAGAGCTGGAAAATGAGGGTTGGAGAAAATAATCACcttatccaagttcatagagctATGAAGTAGGTAAAGTTGAATTAAATAAATAGCTAGAGAATTTTAtatagtagtccccccttattcTCAATTTTGCTTTCCTCAATCTGaaaatgttaaatggaaaattccagaaataagcgATTCGTAAGTTTTAAGTTGCatgttctgagtagcatgatgaaatctcacaccatCTCACTCAGGATGTGAATTACCCCTTTATCCAGTTTATCCGCACTACATGTGCTGTTCACCTGTTAGTCACTTAGAAGGTATCTCAGTTATCAGTTCCACAAACCTGGTATGTACAGGGCTTGATGCTATCTGCAgtttcagacatccactgggTGTCTTAGATCATATCCCccatggataaggggggactattCTGTAGTAAATGTAGAATATTACTATATTAATTTACTATTCTGAGATTAAATTTTTGTACATCTTTCTTCATTCACAAGGGTAAGTTTTCTTATAAAGACCATGGTTAAACTACTctgaagaagaaagtgaaaattcTTTACATACTTACACCATTTCTCTTGATTGGTTCACAATCTTAAGAGGACAGTTCTTTCTGGTAGTCCTACAGTGTCCTGTTTTTCAGTAGCTATCTCTTGTGCTcagtgatcctttttttttttttttttgagatggagtctcgcactgttgcccaggctggagtgcagtggcacaatctcagctcactgcaacctttgcctcccgggttcaagcgattcttgtgcctcagcctccctagtagctgggattacaggcacccactaccacgcccagctaatttttgtatttttagtagagacagggtttcaccaagttggccaggctggtctcgaactcctgacctcaggtgatctgcccacctcagcttcccaaagtgctgggatcacaggcgtgagccactgcaaccagccatgCTCAGTGATTCTTTAATAACAACTTAGTTACAGTTTTTCACTTTAAACCTTCTTTGTCCCTGAGAAGATATCAGGATCAACTTGTGTTATTAGTTGATGGGATGATATTTGTAAGTCCTGCTTGAAAGAGAAAATGCTTTAAGTTGAGGTGGAATTTAATTGAGTCACATGATATTCCAGATTTTTTAGTAGCTTCTGTTAAAGCCATGACATGGTCTGCCTCTTTTCTTATCcatcttaaaatagggagatatAGCTTGGCCAGGATTCTTGAATCCAATTGCTCCATAGCGTCTACTTGAGATGAGAGATGCTGTAGGTTTCTGGTGAACTAGGAGAGGTCTCTATTTGCCCTAATCAGGCAGCCTTCTTTCTCCTagaccaggggttggcaaactacagtCTGTGGGCCAATGTGGCCTACTGGTTGTTTTTGTATGGACTGCAAGCTAAGAAcagatttcatgtttttttttaatggttgaaaaaaatcaaatgatattTTGTGATGtggaaattatatgaaattcaaatttcagtatttataaataaagttttattgggacacaACCATGCTCATTCAATTACACATTTCTGTGGCTGCCTTTGTGctataatggcagagttgagtagttgggacAGAGGCTGTATGACCAGCAGTGCCTATGTACTTCCTGTTTggcctgtattagttcattttcacactgctataaagataccaccTGAgactaatttataaacaaaggaggtttaattgactcacagttctgcatggctgggaaagcctcaggagacttacagtcatggcacaaggcaaaggggaagcaagtgttttcttcacaaggcagcaggagagagagagaagggggagctgccagacacttttaaaaccatcagctctcatgagaactccctcactgtcatgagaacagcatggaggaagccgccctcatgatccaatcacctcccaccgggtccctccctgggggttacaatttgagatgagatttgggtagggacatagagccaaaccatatcatggccTCTTATAGAAAACAATTGCGAACCTCTGTCCTAgatccacattttctttttcactacaTACCAGTTCCTAGTAtgataataaacataataaatggtTAATAAATATTCTCATGAATAGGTAATAAATTAGGCCTTTTTAcaattgaaataattttcctcATACAGGTTGCTTCAggctattttactttttactccTCCTCAGTTCAGTCCTGTCTGCCCTACGGACCCATCCATCCCCCTTTCCTCCCACCCTCGGGAAGAAAAGAGACTGTCCTCTAAAGTTTTTAAGACATCACTCTCAGGGGCTAGCAAATGCCTTTGTTATTGATTTTCTCAGTAATTTCCACTTTTCCTTCTTAGAGTTCGGTGAGTAGATAGCCCCTGAAGTTCTTCCTGTAAGCCAGTGCTGTCCAATTTCAGCTTTTTATTAAGGCTGGAGTAAttcttttcctgcttctcttcttAATAATTGTGCTAGGGTTCTGTAAATACTGACTAAGGAAAGCTGACTCTAGTGTGTAGAGTTTACGTTTAAcgttttttatttctaaagttaAATTTGTCTTTCAAGCTTGAAAGGAGATTCATTCAGATGGATTATTCTTTAAGGTATTATTTCACCTGATGTCCCTTTTTGTTTGATTCATGAACATGACCATAAATATTTCACAAACTATAATGAACAGAGAGGTGGCATGTGAATGCAATTGGGAAATTATGTGATAGtacagttttattcatttttgtttgttgttgtttgtttgtagagatgagatctcactatgttgctcaggctgatcttgaattcctgagctcaagcaatcctcctgccctagcctcccaaagtgctgagattgcaagcatgagccactgtgcctggctgatagTGCATTTTTAGCCAACAAAACGATTATATTCTGAGCTATCATTCCGAGCCAAAATAACCTCACAGTCATTATAAACTCTTCTCTGGACCTCATCCTTTGGGTCATTTCAGCCAAAAACCATGAGAATGTGGCACATATTAGGAAAAGTattcaaaaaaacaaagtaataatCTATCAATGGTTCAGAACTATAATGTGCCTATGCTTGGAATGCTCAGTATCATTCTGTATCTTACAAAATTAGAATAGCTGAAAAAATGGGGGGCAATTCAGGGGCTATTCTCAGGATAGCACTAGGGATATGGAAGTAagtaaaacaggcaaaaatcTGCATTCTCTTGGAGCTTATGTTATAGTGGAATAAGACAGTAggtaagtaaaatatatagtatgtcaCATAGTGATAAGTGCTTTgggggaaaaataaagcaaggtagGGAGTTAGGGAGTTAGAGAGTGCTGGTGGTGACAGTGGCGGTGGCCATTAGGGCTGGTTTACAGTTTTGGATAGGTAGCAGGGGAAACAATACTGGCAAAGTGATACTTGAGCCAAAAACCAAAGGTGAAATGAGAATAAGTCATGTGGGAGTCACCGAGAACAGATTTCCAGGCCTAGGGGTGGGACTGTGCGTGTTTGGGAAACAAAAGAGAGGCTTGTGTtgctgaagtgggaggagtgGGCCAGGGAGAACAGTGGGAGTTCAGATGGTTGTTATAAGAGGGGACAGGCAGTATGTTTTAAGGATTTGGGCTCTTTGGCTTGGTGGGAAGCCATTGGAAGGTTTTGATCAGAAGactgacattttttctttttatgaaaacaTCACTTTGAACTACTTTGTTGAACATAAAATGTAGTGGGACAATTAAAATAGTTGAGCAGTGAATGGACTTTCTTGTGATGATGGAATAAAAGTATAAATGCCTCTTATTGAGAAAAATGAAAGGGGTTATGATCTATGTTCAAAATCTTGAAGAGATTTGGTTAGTTTGAATACAGGCTTGATCGACAATACTAGAATTTCTTGAATGACTTTTTTGTTCTTAAAGCCAGAAAGCGACTCCTTTAACATAAATAAAAGTACTGTTTTACAAAGCAGATGATAACTTAGGAACTTGTACTGCCCCATGGTATCTCAGTTGAAAAATGAACTGCTTTAAGTAGAATTTAGAGAAATAATGCCCTAGGGATAGATCCATTGTAGATTACAAAGTAAGTTATGGCTGTTGGTGGGTACCTCAGTTAACTTTGAAATTAATACGCTATCCTACAGTCTCTGTTGGCAGACTCAAATAAAGGATTACATGAGCCACTGGTCTGATTCCGAAtaccatttcttgtttttatcatctTTATCATCAAATTGATAGTCTTGTAAGTTCAGAATCTGGGATGctttcaatttgattttttttctttttttcttctttttagttcaaaagaaatagaagactttCAGTCAACCGAGTCTGTTGGTAGCCAGCAGATGAACCTCAGTTTTGGTGATGACAGCACTGGTAGCTGGTCCAATTTAAGTTTTGAAGATGAACACCAAGATGAAAGCAGCAGTTTTCATCATCTAAGTGAAAGGTAACTACACTTTTGCGTATAATTGTGTAATTTAGGTCCTCAGATCTTAGAAGTGAGCTAtaaatttacattattatttaaaaattctaaatttgaaaatatgctattgctttcaaaatgtattttattattcacaatgtatttctaattgtttttaacACTTATTTAATACAGTAagtagcccagctaattttattggGGTGTGCCAATAGTtgatttgaaaaatattgcatacatttaattttatgccTTTTAAGCTTCTCCCAAACTTTTTATGAACTtctgaggaaatttttttttttttcactttaaaaagggtccttttttttctttaaagaacaagaaaaaggacAGGTATCTGTAAAAGGCATCAAAGTAGCCCTGTACTTTTCCTGACATTAGTTAAAATAGTATCTTTTTGGTGGGGCGAGGGTCCTTGCTTGTCCTGCTGTTAGGAACAAAATGACCTGGAACACTTATGCTTGAATGATTGAAAATACGTAAGTCAAAGCCATTATAAAAACGTGATTTTGTATAGCACAAGGCACTTACCTCATATATAACTTTTCTTAGTTAACTTTGTTCATAACAGTggtgtttgaaatattttattaattatgagACAGTTGTTTCTTATAGTCTTAACCTCTACCTAAAGGCATTTCTGACTAACCTATAAAATTCTATAAACTCTTTATCCACATTAACTGATAACTGGAAATAATAGATACCATTTGTAGCAGAGTCTTGAGGGAGGAAAGGGTTCTCAGCATATTGCTGGTTTCAGGCATGTGTGGAAAGGACCTGTGAACCATCCGTTGAACTTAGACCCTGGAAATGGCAAACTAGGTGTGGGAGGGAAGGCAACTCTTGGAAAAGGGAATGAGGTAGCATAAGGAAAGGAAATGGCTTTTCACCTGATAGAACACTTCATCTCGGAGAGTTTTGTTTGATGCTtggattaacctggaaatattaatatttttgtaaagtatattttGTCATAGTTTATTATGGTGCTATATAAACCACCAATATTTCTTAAAATCTAGGTTCAAAAAGACAGTGTTTAAAACTGGTAGAAGCAAGTGGGGGCAATGTCACAAATCATGATTTGGCCCTTTTCTATAACTTTATCTAGAAAAGGATACTAACATTTAGTTTCTTCTCTCATTTTGAGAAACACAGGCTTCTAGGATTTCAGTGGGGTTGACAGTGTTGCCTAGGAAATCCTGGTGTTAAAATGGGAGATTGAGGTGTGGGTAGAGGCTAGCAGCATTAAGAGGACTTGTAGTCAGTTGAACAACTCTGTGCTGAATATTATCTAATTTGATGAGAAAAAGGAGTCGTCTTACCGGTTTCTGTCCTTGGTTCTGTCCTCCTTAGCATTATTTATTAATGATGTGGAATACTCATTTGTGGATGATGATTCAACACAGGCTGAAAAAAGAATCTCATTAACAGAACAAAGGTTAAAAAGACCAAATCAGGCTGAggttaaaataattatgtttaacATGGATAAATGCATTTATCCAGAAATTAGGCTCAGAAAATTAATGATTAATATTTGAACTTAAGTGGGGAGCAAACCTGGCTTGATGGCATTTTGTCAGAAAAAGACCTGTGTTTCCATTGA of the Gorilla gorilla gorilla isolate KB3781 chromosome 14, NHGRI_mGorGor1-v2.1_pri, whole genome shotgun sequence genome contains:
- the AKAP11 gene encoding A-kinase anchor protein 11 isoform X2 gives rise to the protein MATFRNNHMKTKASVRKSFSEDVFQSVKSLLQSQKELCSVTAEDCLQQDEHANLTEVTFLGFNEETDAAHIQDLAAVSLELPDILNSLHFCSLNENEIICMKNINKPSDISSDPLNQSHPSGMLCVMRVSPTSPRLRIDFIFSLLSKYATGIRYTLDTFLHQKHRLETTDEDDDDTNQSVSSIEDDFVTAFEHLEEEETSKPYNDGMNITVLRSQCDAASQTVTGHHLETHDLKILINSGQQKSLAKPSTSSVNVLGHKELSSVKTSVTTSISEPWTQRSFYRSSNASDKDSDLQKTFFSSSPAYSSESECSSPSPVIFLDEEGYQKSLKAKLELPKIPVMKDDIEDSDSEVSEFFDSFDQFDELEQTLETCLFNKDPVIGKSSQRKGHKHGKSCMNPQKFKFDRPALPANVRKPTPRKPESPYGNLCDAPDSPRPVKASREDSGLFSPIRSSAFSPLGGCTPAECFCQTDIGGDRIHENHDSVYYTYEDYAKSISCEVLGSVLRTHHTNALSNINSIKHGENKTVTFKHGNLDQKNKSKNKSLMIKDSIQKFAADLVEKSFGSAFKDLQKGVSSCTNALCHLAIKLTSSVLQMAFDELRRQCAFSLKERAISGLANFLVSEALSNALKDLQYVKKQIFTNTVARFAADLAEELVFEGIMEVCQFSYPQTPASPQCGSFDFEDKVVKSYAKDLSESVIQEAFIELSQVDVTFTTKAAVSVSTDNIKYVSAESVVPSTQAVTFSPSFHNQAIMVTKPVQEYKKEYTVQQALFCTSGIVTSIPVPLAGSALLPYHISSTACQAKAHLSSDDSNSNGDSAEVHIATKNREEKAACLRNICLPSEHNPGNQNDFKPTNDDIEMQSSSKLPNDPAIISNFSAAVVHTIVNETLESMTSLEVTKMVDERTDYLTKSIKEKTPPFSHCDQAVLQCSEASSNKDMFADRLSKSIIKHSIDKSKSVIPNIDKNAVYKESLPVSGEESQLTPEKSPKFPDSQNHLTHCSLSAAKDCVPECKVSMVHGSSLETLPSCPAVTGQKSDLKESAKDQPLKKHNLNNTSLEALSFGQENPFPHSHTFSSTALTCVDGLHVEDKQKVRDGNVIPDTPPSTPLVPSKASSEWDIKKLTKKLKGELAKEFAPATPPSTPHNSSVGSLSENEQNTIEKEEFMLKLMRSLSEEVESSESGELPEVDVKSEHSGKKVQFAEALATHILSLATEMAASHLDNKIIQEPKVKNPCLNVQSQRSVSPTFLNPSDENLKTLCNFAGDLAAEVITEAEKIAKVQNCMLFKQKKNSCYVDGDQDYKVEEKLDIEAVVHPREVDPFILSLPPSSCMSGLMYKYPSCESVTDEYAGHIIQILKQEGGNSELIMDQYANRLAYRSVKSGLQEAAKTTKVQCNSRMFPVPSSQVKTNKELLMFSNKEHHQEADKKRQSKRNEGYFCKNQTCERTLDPYRNEVSELYSFSTSLVHSITKDAKEELTASLVGLPKSLTDSCLFEKSGCEEDNECHITPELPKSLQPSSQNHRFYHSTGSLNGYGCGDNVVQAVEQYAKKVVDDTLELTLGSTVLRVSETTKSADRVTYAEKLSPLTGQACRYCDLKELHNCTGNSSQHFFRQGSLASSKPASNPKFSSRYQKSRIFHLSVPQIHVNLDKKAVLAEKIVAEAIEKAERELSSTSLAADSGIGQEGASFAESLATEIMTAAVTNVGHAVSSSKEIEDFQSTESVGSQQMNLSFGDDSTGSWSNLSFEDEHQDESSSFHHLSESDGPDDKDEEHEDEVEGLGQDGKTLLITNIDMEPCTVDPQLRIILQWLIASEAEVAELYFHDSANKEFMLLSKQLQEKGWKVGDLLQAVLQYYEVMEKASSEERCKSLFDWLLENA
- the AKAP11 gene encoding A-kinase anchor protein 11 isoform X1 encodes the protein MATFRNNHMKTKASVRKSFSEDVFQSVKSLLQSQKELCSVTAEDCLQQDEHANLTEVTFLGFNEETDAAHIQDLAAVSLELPDILNSLHFCSLNENEIICMKNINKPSDISSDPLNQSHPSGMLCVMRVSPTSPRLRIDFIFSLLSKYATGIRYTLDTFLHQKHRLETTDEDDDDTNQSVSSIEDDFVTAFEHLEEEETSKPYNDGMNITVLRSQCDAASQTVTGHHLETHDLKILINSGQQKSLAKPSTSSVNVLGHKELSSVKTSVTTSISEPWTQRSFYRSSNASDKDSDLQKTFFSSSPAYSSESECSSPSPVIFLDEEGYQKSLKAKLELPKIPVMKDDIEDSDSEVSEFFDSFDQFDELEQTLETCLFNKDPVIGKSSQRKGHKHGKSCMNPQKFKFDRPALPANVRKPTPRKPESPYGNLCDAPDSPRPVKASREDSGLFSPIRSSAFSPLGGCTPAECFCQTDIGGDRIHENHDSVYYTYEDYAKSISCEVLGSVLRTHHTNALSNINSIKHGENKTVTFKHGNLDQKNKSKNKSLMIKDSIQKFAADLVEKSFGSAFKDLQKGVSSCTNALCHLAIKLTSSVLQMAFDELRRQCAFSLKERAISGLANFLVSEALSNALKDLQYVKKQIFTNTVARFAADLAEELVFEGIMEVCQFSYPQTPASPQCGSFDFEDKVVKSYAKDLSESVIQEAFIELSQVDVTFTTKAAVSVSTDNIKYVSAESVVPSTQAVTFSPSFHNQAIMVTKPVQEYKKEYTVQQALFCTSGIVTSIPVPLAGSALLPYHISSTACQAKAHLSSDDSNSNGDSAEVHIATKNREEKAACLRNICLPSEHNPGNQNDFKPTNDDIEMQSSSKLPNDPAIISNFSAAVVHTIVNETLESMTSLEVTKMVDERTDYLTKSIKEKTPPFSHCDQAVLQCSEASSNKDMFADRLSKSIIKHSIDKSKSVIPNIDKNAVYKESLPVSGEESQLTPEKSPKFPDSQNHLTHCSLSAAKDCVPECKVSMVHGSSLETLPSCPAVTGQKSDLKESAKDQPLKKHNLNNTSLEALSFGQENPFPHSHTFSSTALTCVDGLHVEDKQKVRDGNVIPDTPPSTPLVPSKASSEWDIKKLTKKLKGELAKEFAPATPPSTPHNSSVGSLSENEQNTIEKEEFMLKLMRSLSEEVESSESGELPEVDVKSEHSGKKVQFAEALATHILSLATEMAASHLDNKIIQEPKVKNPCLNVQSQRSVSPTFLNPSDENLKTLCNFAGDLAAEVITEAEKIAKVQNCMLFKQKKNSCYVDGDQDYKVEEKLDIEAVVHPREVDPFILSLPPSSCMSGLMYKYPSCESVTDEYAGHIIQILKQEGGNSELIMDQYANRLAYRSVKSGLQEAAKTTKVQCNSRMFPVPSSQVKTNKELLMFSNKEHHQEADKKRQSKRNEGYFCKNQTCERTLDPYRNEVSELYSFSTSLVHSITKDAKEELTASLVGLPKSLTDSCLFEKSGCEEDNECHITPELPKSLQPSSQNHRFYHSTGSLNGYGCGDNVVQAVEQYAKKVVDDTLELTLGSTVLRVSETTKSADRVTYAEKLSPLTGQACRYCDLKELHNCTGNSSQHFFRQGSLASSKPASNPKFSSRYQKSRIFHLSVPQIHVNLDKKAVLAEKIVAEAIEKAERELSSTSLAADSGIGQEGASFAESLATEIMTAAVTNVGHAVSSSKEIEDFQSTESVGSQQMNLSFGDDSTGSWSNLSFEDEHQDESSSFHHLSESNGNSSSWSSLGLEGDLYEDNLSFPTSDSDGPDDKDEEHEDEVEGLGQDGKTLLITNIDMEPCTVDPQLRIILQWLIASEAEVAELYFHDSANKEFMLLSKQLQEKGWKVGDLLQAVLQYYEVMEKASSEERCKSLFDWLLENA